Genomic segment of Eriocheir sinensis breed Jianghai 21 chromosome 51, ASM2467909v1, whole genome shotgun sequence:
CTCCTTGACGAGAACACCGGCGCCGATCACTGTAGGAATCAGCtcacagccgcaaaatagctcgcagagagaggttcaacttgcttactttttCTTATACTTCACTCACCGCTCTCGTTTACTTCAGTTTCGGCTTCAGTACGTGGCACAATCATCAGCGCAACACTTTTAATCCAGAAAAGGCTTTATAACAAACGAACAGGGCATATTTTAGAAAGAATTACcccacgttgatgttcactcagttccTGCATGTTTGGTCTGTTGGTCTTGTGTGTTGTTGTCTTGCCGGCAGtatcaaccatcacaaagatcacaagtggacaaaactaggatgaaaatgcaaaaaataatggcAATAGAAAAATGGCACATGCTGGGAGGGGAGAgcatggaagaggagggggaggggggaagggggagatttaCTTTATCCTAAAATCTCTATTCTTAAGCCTACCTATTATGCCTATCATTCCATTTCAGGCAAATTAATaggttttcctgctgtgtattccaaGTGCAAAAAATAATGGCAGTAGAAAAGGGCACATTATGCAAGGAGGGGAGAGCATGGAAGAGgacggggagagagaagggggagatttACTTTATCCTAAAATCTCTATTCCTAAGCCTAACTATTACTAATATCACTCCATTCCAGGTAAATTAATaggttttcctgctgtgtattccccagtgGTCAGTTtaagtaaataaaacaaagaataaaaggtCGTACAATAGCTAACAAACAATTCTGGTAAAGTTTGATGTGCTTTTATCTGTGAATATCAATAGGGTCACCCACCACACAATAGCATTTATAACTATTTTTGATTCGTTCATATTCCCCGTatatagaatagaatagaaaagcaaagtcagtgGAAGTAAAATGTACAGAAAACAGCTGAGGTCAAGGTGAAGCTTACAAGTGTGCACAGCGCAGTAACTAAGAGTGCGTGCTAAAGTATCAAATGGTAAATAAGTACTAAGGAAgacctaagaagtgatacaaagtggaatagctcaaaagaagaagaaaaaagaaatcacaatGGTCAGATTCAGCTGTGAAGTCTGGTTGGGTGGGACCCACTCAAAGACTAGCACTGCCACATCACTTTTAATGTATACAGAGTATTTCATACATAATTCCAAATAATATTTAGCTGACATTTGAGAGTGATGAATTGTGGGTGATGCGGCATCACTGTGGAGAAGTTCGGGCCCCACCCAAACTGACCATATTGTTCTCTTTCTTgtagttttttatatattttgctgggggaaataaattttttattattattattattattattagtgtcagGCTATGGTTAGTAAAGATTAGGGTATTATTCTAGTTTGGTTAAGATTCATTTAACAAACCATCTAATATCTCTTAAACTAGCTACACATTCTTCAAATAATTTCATCTTAGAAATAGGTTCAGGCAACTTCCAACTCTTATAGAAAGTCATTAGAAAAGCAAAATATAGACGGTATATCATCTTTcccataaaaaataatataaaaaaatctctAATGCAGGCTGCACCATTGTTTGAGTGCACCTCTGCACagctccctacctccttcctcccacctcagTCATGCTCCATCTgtcagtccctcctcccctcattacATGATGGGGGGAATGAGGGGGTGTAGTCACACCTGTTGGGAAGTTGGTTTAGTTTACATTTGATACCTGTTTCTGACATCTTGCCCTTCATATTGGAGGGGGCAGTGGGCTTATTTTTTCATGAGGCTGTGTGAGAGGCATGTGGAGAGGGGCCGGGGTTATGTACAGGCACTGCATTGAGGGAATAGTCTTGTGTTGAAGGTTTTGATGGGTTTTGAATTACTGtattctgattattttttttccttggaaATGACTATTATATAGtcagttcacccaagtctgaagtgaacATTATCGTGCGCTGTCACACGGTGTTtctgatttcgtggatactgtatgctagtcTACGCATAggaaagtcatcagtgtcaaaaatatgcaggcagcaataacaaatagcATCAATTATAGTTGATTTTGAGTTAGAAAATATTAGTCAAGTCgcaaatagcttttttttattaatataaagcctgcttATTTTCtcgggctcgttgggctgagtatttgagcagctgtacatggtggaccctccacgtgggcggcttccagttgctgggttgatgaaagcccaccctctctggttgaggtcagagaggctgtggccaagttgaggggtgaaagcacctggcgcctgtaacatcagtgcggagctgctcaaagctggaggtgaggccatgatgtGGCTAGAGCAAGtcgataaatcctgccaggaggtactcgggttgggaagggggcgtGTGTGGAGACTCGCCcggtagggtgggcgaggcgacgcgcccccggcatatgcccccattgattgattgattgataattttCTTGGTGGTGGACAacttcaaggctgtttaatatcATAATCagtgatcttgtaaattaacaaaacagctatttgttaCATTAGgtactaatattttttaactccGACTTTAATTGACGACgtttgttattgctgcctacatattattgacactgatgactgtttactatgcgtaggctagcatacagtatccatgAAATCAGACAcgccgtgtgacagcaggttgccagtgcacggtaatgctcacttcagacttgggtgaaccaacTATAGTTATAAATGCTGGGGGGTGAGGTCCCCCAAAAATCATAGCCAAGAAATACAATTATtctgaaaggaaacaagagatgaAAGTACGTACAAAGAGATGGATAGAATCTGCAGGAGGGTAGTTTATAAAGCAAAGATTTTTTCTAGACTCGGAAGCCTTTGAGGGGTCTGAGGCAACACTACTTCAGAAATGTCTTATTGTGGAGACAGGCAGCAATATCTACTTATAACTTTGTTGAATTTTatattattaataaaaaaaagtaaatgtataATTTTTGTTAATTTTACTTCATATGTTTTCCTTTAGACAATCTGATTTCTtcaaaataaagcagaaaagaagCATTTAGGATAGGAAGATATTCTTGATGTCAAATACATAAGGAAATCTTCAGGATATTCACATTtccctgtttgtttatttttcagaaACAACAAAGGCTCAGATGACCAACGATTGCTTCAGCAGAATAAGGGTATGTTTACTAATCACTGCACCATTCCAATCACTAGCCATTACAGAAAATTGTAGGCTTTAGAAAACTGAGTTAACCCTATGACCGTGGGAGGGCGTTTTGGGATTTTACCTCAAAGTGCGTCAAATACTGTGAAAAAATGAACATGCACCAATGGGCTCATAGTACTTGTACATCAGGAAAAGGACCTTATATTTTCCATAAAtgacatttattttccttatgaAATGAATGATATGTGATTTTCCTTTATCAGAGTAGGTAAGACATAATACGCACAGTAAGAATGAACAACCTTATGTGATGTAATGTTTGGATATGTCAATTAACCCTTAAACAGTGGCATCATTGATTTATTCAAAACTGCATCGGTTTGCTCAGCAGGCCATCATATATCTTAATCATACTCTTGTGTGCCTCTAATTTTGAATGTTCTTAACCTgatagcagcaacgggccaaatttgcggctttaccgtgtaccagcgacagggtttgtggttttaccgtgtaccagcgacgggccaaatttttaccatgatataaacgcccaaaatagatgatgcataaactgatcacaaatgcactgatatatattattaaatggtttgcgtgagtgatgattttttctcatttttctcgcatagaggagcctttgagaaacatgatgcccacagctaccaggttaagttttACGGGTTCCGTGACTTTTCCTGCTGCAGGCAACATATCCCTCATCCTTGTAGCATTCACCCTCATCACCTTTGCCTGGGCCTTCATCTGAAAATCCCTTCAAAACCTTTCTCCATCCCCATCCAGCTCTTGAGGAGGACTAAAATTAAATGAGTAAATTCATTGTTGTCCAAATTATTTCGAAGTAAAATACAATTCATATTACTGACAACTGTTTAAAcatgaaagacagagaaagcatAAAGACTAAGGAAAATGGCATCTTCCACCCTCTCTTGCCTCCCTGTAGACTGCACTGTGTCCACCCAGAGAACCAATCCATGCCGGCAGGTCCTCAGACCCTAGCTGTTTTTCACACCCTCTAATATACCTTGGCATATCATAATTTGGATTTCACCAAGTGTGTTCAGTGAATTGAGATGGTTAAATGACACTCTCCTAAGCATGTCTAGGTGTGAGAGGGATTCAGAAGTCTTAGTCAGttctgatctccatccaaggaCTCAATGCATCGAAGCTAAGGATTGGGCAAACAGgatactgggttttatttcaaggagtgtaagtAATAGAAGTGCTGAAGCCATCCTCAAGCTATATAGCATTAGTTAGATAGAATGTCAATTATTTAGTTCAATTCTGGCCACCTTAGTAGAGAATACATATTAATATCctagaatctgtgcagaggaaaaatgagtaaaatgaTTCAAGAGTTGAGAAATCTaccttatgaggatagacttaaacatttaaatttgcattctcttGAAAGTCAAAGGGTGCAAGGAGACTTGACTGAAGTCTATAAATTGGTGAAAGGCTTTGCTAAGGGtgatgttaataaggttttgttggtattagagctgggtaggacatgtagcaatggatttaagttgAATAAATTCAGAgtcaacaaagacattggcaaaaattggttcaccagtagaaTGGTAGATGATTtgaacaggctgggcagtcatatCATGAGTGCCAATATGATAGATACATTcgagaagaggttagataaattcatgtatggtgaggttaggtttacaggagcttcCTTGCATAGGGATACCTGCCTCTATCTAGCAGGCTCCTTATGTTCTCATGTTTTTAcactataaataaacaaacaaatagcacctgtattttgctttgttttgagAACATCATATGAAAACAATACATGTCGTTTAAGGGTTAATATACCCCTAAATTTTAATCTGATAGTagaaaatgtgaaataaaatTAATtggatataaaaatatatagttaTATGGTTATTTAATTAAAAGAACAATTGGTTAATTTCAGTACACCTACAAGAGGCTCAGTTTGTTTTCaaatagaaaaaatggaagaggataatTCAGGAAAAGAGATGAAGCTCAATCATAAGAAGAGAAAGGCCAGTCAAGAAGAGACTGAAGGTGAAATGGAGGAAGCACCCAGGCAAAGCTTTCACCCAGGACTGTCTGGTGCACTCCCCACCTCAGGGCAGTTTTGCAAACTGCCTGAGGTTTTTGAACTTCTCAGgtatcctggaaatgcccttgaATCCATACCTCCAGGAGAAAAGAATAATGTGTTCTTCATTGTTAACAACTCTGAGCATGAATTGAAGACAAACAAGGGTGGATTTAATAAATTCCATGATGACTGTGTGTGGGAGCGTTCAAGTGGTTCTCAAATATCCTCACATGTTGGAAATTTTAATGGATTATTGAAAGCAATGgcattgtatgaaaataagtttTATGAAAGAAATCCACCTATGAGTGTGTTGGACCCACAACCAGACAAGGAGAGTGGTAAAAGTTCGGCGTTTCTATGCAACACTTAAAGCTAATAAAGACTACAAGAGGCGTATCACAGTCTTGTCAGGTGATGGGTTTAGAGAGGACAGAGCGTTAGTAGAATATTGTGGTAGAGTTATGAAGCCCACAGCTCATGAGCGTTGCAAAAAGCTGAAGAAGAATGTGCTTGGCAACCCTGGAAAGACAAAATATAGAACTAAATGCAGAGCATCAAGAGATGTTTATGAAAATAAGTTTGCTGACCTGAAGGACAGTCATCAAGTGCATAATGTAGAAGATGTTGCTTCCCAAAAGGTCTTCAAGAAATTGGTGTCCAAAGTGCCTGATGAAAAACAAGTCATACTGACAATGTTAGCAGAAAGTCCAAGTGTCCAGACAGTCATTAACAGAAAAGATCAGCCCCAATGTGTCATTTTGTACAGTGAGGAGCAACTGAGTGACATGAAAAGGAACCTTGAGTGTGACAATGTTTTGGGAGTGGATTGCACTTACAAGTTTGGTGACTGTTTTGTCACCATGACAGTCTACCAGAACTTGAGAGCACTACATAAAGACACAAATGAGCCACTTCTGTTCCTGGGCCCTGTGTACCTTCACTGGGATAAAGAATTTTTAACATATGTGTCTTTCTTCTCTCACATAATGGACAAGCTAGATGGCATTGAGCCAAATATTGAAGTGAAGTTGGGAAATGATGTTGGGTTACCTTTGTTCAAAGCACTGAAATGTTCATTCCCAACATCATCACATATTTTGGACTGTCATCATTTAAAGACAACAGTTAATAGAGAACTATATGATGTATGTGATGGTAAAGTAAAGGAGTCTTCCATAATATCAAAGAAAATGTTTGGCTTAGAAGGCCTAACAAGCAGTCCTACATTGTTTTTATTTAGAAAGAGATTGTCAGATTTGGCTCCTTATTTTGAAGAGTTTCCTAGACTTAGAAATTACTTTATCAAAATGGGTGCAATTCTGTATGAGTATTGTTGTGAACCACAACAAAAAGGTGTTTTCCCGAAGTTGTGGGTTGGCTGCAGAGATGAAGTGTTAAGCAGTCATATACAGTCGGTTCTTTGTTTAGAATCATACGAATTACCTGTACTTGTGAAGGAAATATGCACCATCAGTAACCTTCAGATGCAGCACATAGAGGACAGGTGTGAGTAAAACTTCCACTAGGCATATAAGGAAAACATTGCAAGGTGATAAATTGATGAGGATAAGATCAGGAAAAGATTAATAACAGTAAATACAAACACAATTACTAGTAGCAATGATTGTCATCCTCCCTATCTTGACAACAGCGAGATGAAAGTACTGGTTGACATGATAACTGAAGAATACTTGACATGATCAGTTATCTCCTGCAGGAGTTGGCTCGTAGTTGTAAAGGCTTGGTTAAGgagtattttttctttcatattatcCAACTAATTTTTAGCACAATGAGTGtcaagagatgaagaagggattaTGAAACTTATGCTCAGGGACCCCATTCCTTGTAGAGATGGGGTGGGGCATCAGAATAGGCCATTTGACCCTTGTGACTAAGTGTTGTAATTATTATCAAGACATGGGGTAAGAGTAATATACTACTGTTGCGGAGTTTGTAGAGTAACTAATAGCAATGGATAACAATTTTTCTACTGAATTACTGACAAAAAAGTAATTGATAATtaataaaatatttttgtattataAACTTGTCACTTCCttgtcattttttctttaattattgaATCACAGCTTAGATTCAGCAAGCATTTGTTTGCTATAAACACAGGGTTTTCTATTCACTAGAGCTCCAATGCTTGGGTCTCCTTTTGGCAGTGGTTCCCAACTAGGGGTCCATGAAAGAATTTCAAGGGGTTCATAGAGATTCTGATTAGTTTTAAATTTGTTATACTAGAATTAGGAGTCATGTGGCTTTGGAAGAAAgttcatactactgtacacaatccttaaaactgaatgcttaatTGCTATACATTAGCTACCAGTACCAGGGATGTCAAATTCACAGTCCACATGGCAAATTTGGCCCTTGGGATGGTCATCAGTGGCCTGCGAGATGACAGTAAGATTTGTAGGAGTTGTAGTGGTCCACAGGTAAAGAAGTAtctggaaaagggggaaagggacaaaaaaggttgggaaccactgtgtTACGTGAACTTTCTCGAGACATGGAAGTGGCTACAATACAAGGGGCGCTAGTTTTCTCCATTGTGGTACTCCTCCAAATGTTCAGTGCCTTGCCTGCCAACTCTCTCTCCTCAGTGCCTTGCCTGCCAATTTTCTCTCTTGCTCCAAAACTCATTTACTACGTTGATTAATTTTATTGGTGGTCTCCCCCTTGTGACATATCCCTCAGTTAAGCTCACAGACACTTCACAAACTACTCATTTATTCCTCTGACATACCTAAGCCATTCAACTACTACACACTCCACTCCCATGGCTATCACACCCTTACCAAACTCTACACGCACATTACTTTTTCCATCCCATTTTGTCACATATATAACTAATTTCTACTACATGTATTAGTGATTGCTTTGCTACATTCCACATTCATGTTTAATTCATATATGACAGTTGGGAGGATGATATTATTTCCTATGACTTTTTTTTGCCCCTATACTCACACTTCACCTGTCTCctcttcactgctctttcccttacctcctctgcCATGCTCCTGTACTCACAAAGAATCATTCATAACTTTATTTTCTGCCAGTAACACTTATGTATCTGCAAATAGACCCGCCACCAAATACTATTGCTGTGCGCCTCTCACTTTTGGCCTTACGTCTAAATCACAtactttgcctttcctttctttcatgaaGCCAGCCATGTGTATATTGAACAGCCATTGCAACACACAATAGCATCAAAATTCTACCTCAGCTTCCCATTCACTCACATATAGGCATTTGCTTCCATGTAGAAAGACTTTATTCCTTAAAGTAGTTGTCCTCCCATGCCATACCATATATTCTTAAGGATTGATAAGTTAAATCATAAATCATATTGTGAATCCTGTAATGGTCCTCCTCAGTAATCAACAGCTTCCTTACACTTTCCAGGTACTCTTCAACTATATTTTTTTAGTTCAAATGTCTggtccacacatccccttcctatTGTTAATTCCACCTGGCTCATCACATACATCCGCTGAATCCTCTCTAATACTACATCCCGTGTATATTTCTGCTGTTATATCATCAATGCCAGGAGCTTTTCTAACACTTATAAACTCTGTTGCTTACTCTATCTCACTCTTCTTTGTCTGTTATGGATATTGCTGCCCAATATTGATTTTTACTCACATACTCTtcatttctgttcttcctttcacaCTCATTCATTGCGGATTCAagatttttcttccattcctcctttagCTCCTTATGCCTTTTAGCAGGCATCAAATCACCCATCACCCTTTATTTTGCAAGTACCACTCttacctctccctatttctcttaacttctttcccaacatttttttttatatatatatttattgccaACATCTTTCCAAATTCACTATCCATTCTACTTTTTTTAACCAATCTTAACAAATGCCTTATATACTTTTTGCTTTTTTCTGCCAATCTTTCTGCTTATCACATTCATCTATAGCAGTTTTCTTTGcatgtcctttttttttatcctcaactGCCTTTTCTCTCATTTGCCCACCACCCTTTCTTTTATATGCCTCCACTGTCCAGTGCTTAGGTTAGAGTCCCTAACTACATATCTGCGGGCCTGAGCAGTTAGTGTGCAGCCCACCcatctgttcatccttccttttggacTGGtcaataaatgagtacctggcacaacctggggaaggtaaactgtggtaacctggatgttatGCTGGTCGTGTGTCAAGTTAAAGGGTTCTCGCCAGAGGCTCTAAGGCCAACAGAGTGAAGATGAACACTGAtgccatgcgcagctatagcatatgctcccaactttaactttctttcctcttctgcatATCTTATTCTCAAATACCTCACTTACTTACACTAGGATAGTATTCTTGATCTTTTCAGTAATTAATTCACCCTCCTACATATCTGCATTTAATAATTATCACAAAGTCTCCCCCTTTCCAATTCCTTCCTCTTGATTTTCTCTTTCGGTTTCATCTAAATTCCCATTTCTCTCGTCCTTACTCTTCTACTATGATGGAGCAGTCAGCACCATTAATCACTTCTCTTGCAACCTTTGCACTCAACACATTTTGCCTTATCCTGTTACCCACAGTTACAAGATTTGTCAAGCTCTCATTATCACCTTGCCCATGTATACATGTGGATCATCTTGTGCCGAAAAGTGTTTGCTGGGAAACCTCTTTCAGCACCAATTTCTATAGTGTTTGCATATATTGCCCATATTGTAATTAAACAAGATCCTTTTGTATTGTAGAGGATCCATCCATTCAGTTTGTCAGAACTACTAGCTGAAAAAGCAGTATTTGATCAAATGTTCCACAACTTTGCAGTAAAACAATTGAAGAACTGCAGTTTATTAACTTTCTCACTTGTAAGATgaataaaatacaagaaacttGCTGCAAAGGAACAATTGGAGGGTCAAAAGCATGGTGAATTTAGaagtatgaaaatagttatatagGATTGTAAGGTTAGGAGCACTATGGAAAACTGTAAATGGCTGAAGACAGTTGAATAAAGGAAACACATAGCCTTTTAATACTTCTTCAGAAATTGTGCATGAGTGGAGCAGCGTGTCAGCATGGCAGgccaggaaagttggaaagttttgtttagttggtGCAACAtctggtcatatgctggagagagacaggaggggtaaggaattaaaggagacgggacacaactcccgagtaatacctggtacccattcactgctgggtggacaggggcgtagggtatcgtaAAAGCCACCCAAAtctttccactccacccgggaatcgaacccgggctctctcggttgtaagccaagtgtgctaaccactgcaccacgaagccccctgtccTGGCCAGGATGACTGCACTGTAGCACAAGACCCCAAAATGCCATCTCTCCTTAGTTTGGGAAAAGTTGGTGGCATCCTCCCATGCCCCACAAGTTGAGAGAAGAACAGTGCTGGGTCGATCCTTAACTTGACGTGACTCAACTTGTGTCTGAACATCAGCCTGACTTTTCTCCCTATGCAGAATGACTGACTGAAATCCTGTAAAGATTGTGACTCGCTGCTTTTCTTGGTGTAAGAAATGTGACTGGAGTCCTGTATGAATTGTGACAATAGATTTTTGCATGTAGATGTGCTGTATGTATCTCTGAAGGAAATGTCACTACTCTAAAAACTAGGAGCTGTTACGTGTAGCAAATGTGGCGCACCCTCATGGGCACTACTGGCTGTACCGAACCGGTGACACTACCCATGTTTGAACACTGGTGGCCATACCAGAGATGGCAGGTTAACTGAttaaaagtaaataagtaaatgaagaaagcaaacaaataaaGCACTTAAACAGGCATACATATCCAACTATATCTAAAATGATATACTGTTTGTAGGATCATTTATGAGTCAGGTGTAGAATTACCCAAATACAATGATTggttttctattttattataGTTCCTATGTGATTTTTATAGAAAactgcatattttcatagaaaaaaaaaatttttgttACATAAATTAAACAGCCAACATATAAGGGTGCTAAACTAGTTGTCAACTTCAATGTAGTAGAACATTTTATCCTCTTGTACTCCATCTTGAAGTATGACCTAACCATCCTATAGTCTGACTCGGCTAAACATGCGGCTTGGGGGTTCAGCGTTGAGGGATCCCCTTGTACAGCTTTGCCGCGTGTCTCCTAGCCcacgatgtagaaatgttctaatataagcAAAACCAaggcaaatatgcatacacatttatcTTTAGTATCataacgtatgaaagaacagttaacttattgtGAATAGGATATTTATAAGCATACAAAGAAACTtggcatacatattttagtgttgctaaaaaaaaaaagctatatttattattgagtttccctttcgttttgggatgtgtaagtagtttcacatTATATtcagattatatcgtgaaggaatgtacattaaaataagctgacatgagagagagagagagagagaaccaacgtgGGGTTGAAAACGTGGCAACACAACTTGTTCCTCATAGGGCACTGACACAGCCGCACATTAAGGTGAGTCTTACTATAGGATACTTTCCTCAATTCACTTTTCACTTGACTCCTATATTCCACAGCTCTCCTGCACTTCCTCATTACTGACCCAGCCACCCTTTTGCTCCCCACACAGGTTCCTTAGCATGTTCATTCTATGGCCTCTGTACTGATCTTTCACGCTCATACCAAAGAATAACTTTGTAACAGGATCAGTAACAAGATTGCTATTCTTTTTGATATGCCTaaattaagtatatatatatatatatatatatatatatatatatatatatatatatatatatatatatatatatatatatatatatatatatatatatatatatcctggtaACCTACTTTCTCAACATGCTTCCACACTACAATGCAAAGACATGCATCATATATCATTTAACTCCAGCATTT
This window contains:
- the LOC126982622 gene encoding uncharacterized protein LOC126982622 yields the protein MKPTAHERCKKLKKNVLGNPGKTKYRTKCRASRDVYENKFADLKDSHQVHNVEDVASQKVFKKLVSKVPDEKQVILTMLAESPSVQTVINRKDQPQCVILYSEEQLSDMKRNLECDNVLGVDCTYKFGDCFVTMTVYQNLRALHKDTNEPLLFLGPVYLHWDKEFLTYVSFFSHIMDKLDGIEPNIEVKLGNDVGLPLFKALKCSFPTSSHILDCHHLKTTVNRELYDVCDGKVKESSIISKKMFGLEGLTSSPTLFLFRKRLSDLAPYFEEFPRLRNYFIKMGAILYEYCCEPQQKGVFPKLWVGCRDEVLSSHIQSVLCLESYELPVLVKEICTISNLQMQHIEDRCE